The Microbacterium sp. LWO12-1.2 genome includes a window with the following:
- a CDS encoding FtsQ-type POTRA domain-containing protein, whose product MRRPPPLPSSPESQGEQEYASPSVLRPARRGPSVPKPSDSTSAPDEGADVVTGERGAETPPTSTRDVWRAARARRKALRAEIRRFTQRSRRRRIIWWSSIGAVVLLVGGSVAAAYSPLFAVERITVAGASTLDPAAVEAALSGQLGTPLALVDSSEVKAALLAFPLIETYALEARPPHDLTVRIVERTPIGVIRSDAGYTLVDAAGVALSTTSDQPAGQPLIDIAAGTDSTAFESAGLVVRSLPAELRAQLTGVSASTADDVTLTLSSGLTVVWGSAEKSALKSLVLEKALAAKPDAATVDVSSAETAVVG is encoded by the coding sequence GTGCGTCGGCCCCCACCGCTTCCGAGCTCCCCGGAGAGCCAGGGGGAGCAGGAGTACGCCTCGCCGTCGGTCCTCCGCCCTGCGCGGCGCGGGCCGTCGGTGCCGAAGCCGTCGGATTCGACCTCAGCCCCGGATGAGGGTGCGGACGTCGTCACAGGAGAACGGGGTGCGGAGACGCCGCCGACCTCCACGCGAGACGTGTGGCGGGCCGCACGTGCCAGACGAAAGGCGCTACGGGCGGAGATCCGCCGCTTCACCCAGCGTTCCCGGCGCCGCCGGATCATCTGGTGGAGCTCTATCGGTGCCGTCGTCCTCCTCGTGGGAGGGAGCGTCGCTGCCGCGTACAGCCCGCTGTTCGCTGTCGAGAGGATCACGGTCGCCGGAGCATCCACCCTGGACCCGGCCGCCGTGGAGGCCGCGCTCAGCGGTCAGCTAGGAACTCCGCTGGCTCTCGTGGATTCGAGCGAGGTCAAGGCGGCGCTGCTGGCCTTCCCGCTGATCGAGACCTATGCGCTCGAGGCCAGGCCTCCGCATGATCTGACCGTACGGATCGTCGAGCGCACGCCGATCGGCGTGATCCGTTCGGATGCCGGCTACACGCTCGTTGACGCCGCGGGTGTCGCGCTCTCGACGACCTCCGACCAGCCAGCAGGACAGCCCCTGATCGACATCGCTGCCGGCACCGATTCGACGGCGTTCGAGAGCGCTGGGCTCGTCGTGCGTTCGCTGCCTGCCGAGTTGCGCGCACAGCTGACAGGCGTGAGTGCCAGTACCGCCGACGATGTGACCCTCACACTCAGCAGCGGGCTGACGGTCGTGTGGGGGAGCGCGGAGAAGTCCGCGCTCAAATCACTCGTGCTCGAGAAGGCGCTGGCCGCGAAGCCGGATGCCGCCACCGTCG
- the murC gene encoding UDP-N-acetylmuramate--L-alanine ligase, translating into MIRPDLSLPIPETITSAHFIGIGGSGMSGLAKMYLDAGIRVSGSDRADSDNLRALAAAGATVHVGHDAAHLGDADTVVHTGAIWPENPEFLLAKERGLHVIHRSQALYWLIGSRRLVSVAGAHGKTTSTGMIVTALRDLGLDPHFVNGGVIEQLGISSATGTGELFVIEADESDGTFLLYDTAVALITNVDPDHLDHFGSEEAFHDAFVRFADAASEAVVISSDDAGAQRVGADLSHPNVLTFGQAADADVRVTEIVADGPVAATITHGDDSVRMQLAVPGVHNAINAAGSIAVLRALGFALADAVHAVEGFAGTVRRLEQHGVERGVTVYDDYSHHPTEVRAALEAMRSISGSGRIIAIQQPHTYSRTQHMYQEFADVLEEFADHTVMLDVYGAREDPVPGVTGELVSGAFRDPAHVHFVADWQEAADYTATVARDGDFVITLGCGNVYQIIPQVLESLRQTVEA; encoded by the coding sequence ATGATCAGACCCGACCTCTCCCTCCCGATTCCCGAGACGATCACCTCCGCGCACTTCATCGGCATCGGCGGTTCCGGCATGAGCGGACTCGCCAAGATGTACCTCGATGCGGGCATCCGCGTGTCCGGTTCCGACCGCGCCGACAGCGACAATCTCCGCGCGCTGGCTGCTGCCGGGGCCACCGTACACGTCGGCCATGACGCGGCGCATCTCGGCGATGCCGACACCGTCGTGCACACCGGGGCGATCTGGCCGGAGAACCCGGAGTTCCTTCTCGCCAAGGAGCGCGGGCTCCATGTCATCCACCGCTCGCAGGCCCTGTACTGGCTGATCGGCTCACGCCGCCTGGTGTCCGTAGCCGGCGCGCACGGCAAGACCACGTCGACGGGCATGATCGTCACCGCATTGCGTGACCTCGGTCTCGACCCGCACTTCGTCAACGGCGGGGTGATCGAGCAGCTGGGCATCTCCAGCGCGACCGGCACGGGCGAACTCTTCGTGATCGAGGCCGACGAATCCGACGGCACCTTCCTCTTGTACGACACCGCCGTGGCGCTCATCACGAACGTCGATCCCGACCATCTCGATCACTTCGGATCGGAGGAGGCGTTCCACGACGCATTCGTGCGATTCGCGGATGCCGCCAGTGAGGCCGTCGTGATCTCGAGCGACGATGCCGGTGCGCAGCGCGTCGGCGCCGACCTCTCCCACCCGAACGTGCTCACCTTCGGCCAGGCCGCCGATGCCGACGTGCGCGTGACGGAGATCGTCGCCGACGGGCCGGTGGCAGCGACGATCACCCATGGCGACGACAGCGTGCGCATGCAGCTCGCCGTGCCCGGAGTGCACAACGCGATCAACGCCGCAGGATCGATCGCCGTACTGCGCGCGCTGGGCTTCGCCCTGGCCGATGCGGTCCACGCGGTGGAGGGGTTCGCCGGCACGGTGCGCCGTCTCGAGCAGCATGGCGTCGAGCGGGGGGTCACGGTCTACGACGACTACTCTCATCACCCCACCGAGGTCCGTGCCGCACTCGAGGCGATGCGCAGCATCTCGGGGTCAGGACGCATCATCGCGATCCAGCAGCCCCACACGTACTCGCGCACGCAGCACATGTACCAGGAGTTCGCCGATGTGCTCGAGGAGTTCGCCGATCACACGGTGATGCTCGACGTGTACGGCGCTCGTGAGGACCCGGTACCCGGAGTCACGGGCGAGCTCGTGAGCGGCGCCTTCCGGGACCCCGCCCATGTGCATTTCGTCGCCGACTGGCAGGAGGCGGCGGACTACACCGCGACCGTCGCCCGTGATGGCGACTTCGTGATCACGCTCGGCTGCGGCAACGTCTACCAGATCATCCCGCAGGTGCTGGAGTCGTTGCGCCAGACCGTCGAGGCGTAG
- the mraY gene encoding phospho-N-acetylmuramoyl-pentapeptide-transferase, with amino-acid sequence MRSLIMAAAISLAFTLFLTPVFLRLFRKWGWGQVIRTPEAVENPSHEAKRGTPTMGGVIFIAGSIVGYFTGVYVSGEQPALSALLVIWLMVGFGAVGFIDDYMKVRSQRSLGLSGWRKVIGQLLVIIPFGIVALNFPNKFGQTPASESISLFRDITWLNLFAFGIVLGWALYLAWIAVIGVATSNSVNLTDGLDGLAAGAGVIVVGAYSVIAFWQFKQPCAGGDPGSLGGCYEVRDPFNLAIIAASVAAGLIGFLWWNAPKAKVFMGDVGSMAIGGVITAMAILTRTELLLLVIAGVFVLSSGSVILQRAYFKLTRGKRLFLMSPFHHHLEMRGWAEVTIVVRLWIIAGLLAVSAVGLFYVEWLTRVG; translated from the coding sequence GTGAGGTCACTCATCATGGCGGCGGCGATCTCGCTCGCCTTCACCCTGTTCCTGACTCCCGTCTTCCTCCGGCTCTTCCGGAAGTGGGGCTGGGGGCAGGTCATCCGCACCCCCGAGGCCGTCGAGAATCCGAGCCACGAGGCGAAGCGTGGCACCCCGACGATGGGTGGCGTGATCTTCATCGCCGGCTCGATCGTCGGCTACTTCACCGGTGTCTACGTGAGCGGCGAGCAGCCCGCGCTGTCGGCGCTCCTGGTCATCTGGCTCATGGTCGGCTTCGGCGCAGTCGGTTTCATCGACGACTACATGAAGGTGCGCAGCCAGCGCAGTCTCGGGCTGTCGGGCTGGCGCAAGGTGATCGGCCAGCTGCTCGTCATCATTCCCTTCGGGATCGTCGCGCTCAACTTCCCGAACAAGTTCGGTCAGACTCCGGCGAGCGAGTCGATCTCGTTGTTCCGTGACATCACCTGGCTGAACCTCTTCGCCTTCGGGATCGTGCTCGGCTGGGCTCTGTATCTGGCCTGGATCGCCGTGATCGGTGTCGCGACATCCAACAGCGTCAACCTCACCGACGGACTCGACGGACTCGCTGCCGGCGCCGGTGTCATCGTCGTCGGTGCATACAGCGTCATCGCCTTCTGGCAGTTCAAGCAGCCCTGCGCCGGGGGAGACCCCGGGTCGCTCGGCGGCTGCTACGAGGTGCGCGATCCGTTCAACCTCGCGATCATCGCGGCATCGGTCGCCGCCGGTCTGATCGGCTTCCTCTGGTGGAACGCCCCCAAGGCGAAGGTCTTCATGGGCGACGTGGGCTCGATGGCCATCGGCGGAGTGATCACCGCGATGGCGATCCTGACCCGCACCGAACTCCTGCTCCTGGTCATCGCCGGGGTGTTCGTGCTCTCCTCCGGATCGGTGATCCTGCAACGCGCCTACTTCAAGCTGACGCGCGGCAAGCGGCTGTTCCTGATGAGCCCGTTCCACCACCACCTCGAGATGCGGGGCTGGGCCGAGGTGACGATCGTGGTGCGCCTGTGGATCATCGCAGGTCTGCTGGCCGTCTCCGCCGTCGGACTGTTCTACGTGGAGTGGCTGACACGTGTCGGCTGA
- the murD gene encoding UDP-N-acetylmuramoyl-L-alanine--D-glutamate ligase has translation MSAERLRSLTSWHADWKGLRVAVLGLSMTGFSVADTLAELGADVLVLSESAEEEYARLLPIIGARLELGSLAEVPAALVDFDPELVIASPGFSPTHPVIRWTQESEIALWGDVELAWRLRDKVVRADGSPADWVLITGTNGKTTTTQLTATLLVEGGLRAAPCGNIGVPVLDAVRDPAGFDVLVVELSSHQLWYLGQSDAEGELFPHASVCLNLADDHLVWHGSAQAYRDAKALVYRNTRVACVYNKADEATRLMVEDAEVVDGARAIGFDLGIPGPSDLGIVEGLLVDRAFLDDRSRSALELTTLADLDRVGLAAPHIVQNILAASALARSLGVEPEAIHSALQGFRLDAHRIQIIARHRGITWVDDSKATNPHAAASSLRAYPGAVWVVGGDLKGVDLSDLVADAGRTASAAVVIGVERVEVVTAFRRHAPGVPVFEVDAGDTGQVMNRVVEIAAGIVDGEGTVLLAPAAASFDQFSSYADRGHRFAEAVREWIDRGSDDDAGGPPSGI, from the coding sequence GTGTCGGCTGAGCGTCTGCGGAGCCTGACCAGCTGGCATGCCGACTGGAAGGGCCTGCGCGTCGCGGTGCTCGGCCTGTCGATGACCGGCTTCTCGGTCGCAGACACGCTGGCGGAGCTCGGTGCGGACGTGTTGGTGCTGAGCGAGTCCGCCGAAGAGGAGTACGCCCGGTTGCTGCCGATCATCGGTGCACGGCTGGAGCTCGGCTCCCTCGCCGAGGTCCCCGCCGCGCTGGTCGACTTCGACCCCGAGCTCGTGATTGCCTCTCCCGGCTTCTCGCCGACGCATCCCGTGATCCGGTGGACCCAGGAGTCCGAGATCGCGCTCTGGGGCGACGTCGAGCTCGCCTGGCGCCTGCGCGACAAGGTCGTACGCGCGGATGGCTCTCCGGCCGACTGGGTGCTGATCACCGGCACCAACGGCAAGACCACCACGACGCAGCTCACCGCGACGCTGCTCGTCGAAGGGGGACTACGCGCGGCGCCCTGTGGCAACATCGGTGTGCCGGTGCTCGACGCGGTGCGCGACCCCGCCGGTTTCGACGTTCTCGTCGTCGAGCTCTCCAGCCACCAGCTCTGGTACCTCGGGCAGTCCGATGCCGAAGGCGAGCTGTTCCCGCACGCCTCGGTGTGCCTCAACCTCGCAGACGACCATCTGGTGTGGCACGGCAGTGCCCAGGCGTATCGCGATGCGAAGGCGCTGGTCTACCGCAATACCCGGGTCGCGTGCGTGTACAACAAGGCAGATGAGGCCACCCGGCTGATGGTGGAGGACGCGGAGGTCGTCGACGGCGCCCGTGCCATCGGCTTCGACCTCGGAATTCCCGGTCCGAGCGACCTCGGAATCGTGGAGGGGTTGCTCGTCGACCGCGCGTTCCTCGACGATCGGTCTCGCAGCGCCCTCGAACTGACCACGCTCGCCGATCTCGATCGGGTCGGACTCGCCGCTCCGCACATCGTGCAGAACATCCTGGCTGCCAGCGCTCTGGCGCGGTCGCTCGGAGTGGAGCCGGAGGCGATCCACTCGGCTCTCCAGGGCTTCCGTCTCGACGCGCATCGCATCCAGATCATCGCCCGGCATCGTGGTATCACCTGGGTCGATGACTCCAAGGCGACGAACCCGCATGCCGCGGCGTCATCGCTCCGCGCCTATCCGGGTGCCGTATGGGTCGTGGGCGGCGATCTCAAGGGGGTCGACCTTTCGGATCTCGTCGCCGATGCCGGCCGCACCGCGAGCGCTGCCGTCGTGATCGGCGTCGAGCGAGTCGAGGTCGTGACGGCGTTCCGACGACACGCGCCCGGGGTGCCGGTGTTCGAGGTCGATGCCGGTGACACTGGACAGGTCATGAATCGCGTCGTGGAGATCGCGGCCGGGATCGTCGACGGCGAGGGAACAGTCCTGCTGGCTCCTGCTGCGGCATCCTTCGACCAGTTCTCCAGCTACGCGGATCGCGGCCATCGCTTCGCCGAAGCGGTGCGTGAGTGGATCGACCGGGGGAGCGACGATGACGCAGGTGGCCCGCCCTCCGGGATCTGA
- the ftsW gene encoding putative lipid II flippase FtsW: MTQVARPPGSESGGLAARVSLGRRFVPVSSEFLMIASTALLLTLFGLVMVLSATSATAIGNGESPWSAALRQGIFAVLGVPLMFLVSRLPITFLKRMAWPALFGAIALQLLVFTPLGVEDGGNRNWIKIAGFTLQPSEFLKLALALWVAYVLLRKHAMLGTWHQVFIPVVPVGALAIGTVLAGHDLGTAMVLVLVLLGCLFFAGVKLRLFIIPVILGVVAVLALALTSGDRMRRILAPCNDMSRYFDDCYQSIHGVWGMASGGIFGLGLGNSQEKYGWLPAAGNDFIFAIVGEELGLIGCIVVLALFTFFTIGAFHVIRKTDDPFIRVAAGGITVWIVGQAVLNIGVVIGIFPVMGVPLPFMSQGGTALLAVLLACGVLLAFARTIPAVEPGAATQRPTAPRGSSAGRGRVTK; this comes from the coding sequence ATGACGCAGGTGGCCCGCCCTCCGGGATCTGAGTCCGGCGGTCTCGCAGCTCGCGTATCGCTCGGACGTCGTTTCGTGCCGGTCTCGAGCGAGTTCCTCATGATCGCGTCGACCGCGCTGCTGCTGACGCTGTTCGGACTCGTGATGGTGCTGTCGGCGACCAGCGCCACGGCGATCGGCAACGGTGAGAGCCCCTGGAGCGCTGCACTCCGGCAGGGGATCTTCGCCGTGCTCGGCGTGCCGCTGATGTTCCTCGTGAGCAGACTCCCGATCACCTTCCTCAAGCGCATGGCATGGCCGGCGCTGTTCGGTGCCATCGCCCTCCAACTGCTCGTGTTCACGCCTCTGGGTGTCGAGGACGGCGGCAACCGGAACTGGATCAAGATCGCGGGCTTCACCCTGCAGCCCTCGGAGTTCCTCAAGCTCGCTCTGGCCCTGTGGGTCGCCTACGTGCTGTTGCGCAAACACGCGATGCTCGGTACCTGGCACCAGGTGTTCATCCCCGTGGTGCCGGTCGGTGCGCTGGCCATCGGAACGGTCTTGGCAGGTCACGACCTGGGGACCGCGATGGTGTTGGTCCTCGTGCTGCTGGGCTGCCTGTTCTTCGCCGGGGTGAAGCTGCGACTCTTCATCATTCCCGTCATCCTCGGCGTGGTGGCTGTGCTGGCTCTGGCGCTGACAAGCGGTGATCGGATGCGCCGCATCCTGGCTCCGTGCAACGACATGAGCCGCTACTTCGACGACTGCTATCAGTCGATCCATGGCGTCTGGGGAATGGCCAGCGGCGGGATCTTCGGCCTCGGCCTCGGCAACTCGCAGGAGAAGTACGGGTGGTTGCCCGCTGCGGGCAACGACTTCATCTTCGCGATCGTCGGCGAGGAACTCGGACTGATCGGCTGCATCGTCGTGCTGGCGCTGTTCACGTTCTTCACGATCGGCGCGTTCCACGTCATCCGCAAGACCGACGATCCCTTCATCCGCGTCGCCGCCGGTGGCATCACGGTGTGGATCGTGGGGCAGGCCGTGCTCAACATCGGCGTCGTGATCGGCATCTTCCCGGTGATGGGTGTGCCGCTGCCGTTCATGTCGCAGGGTGGCACCGCGCTGCTGGCTGTGCTGCTCGCCTGCGGAGTGCTGCTGGCGTTCGCACGTACCATTCCCGCGGTGGAGCCGGGCGCCGCGACGCAGCGCCCCACGGCTCCCCGGGGTTCCTCGGCAGGGCGGGGTAGGGTCACCAAGTGA
- a CDS encoding UDP-N-acetylmuramoyl-tripeptide--D-alanyl-D-alanine ligase, producing the protein MIALSLAEIAATVGGELRLAGTDSAESVVDGVVDTDSRVMAPGSIFVAKPGAETDGHRFVGAAVEAGAALAIVERPVDEDVTQIVVADVITALAELAREVVARVRADGDLRIVGITGSNGKTTTKNFLARILTDEGETVAPINSYNNEVGAPVTMLRVTRSTRFLVSEFGAAAPGSIARLAGLVEPDIAVVLMVGMAHAGGFGGIEETAKAKSELVSAAMANGTAVLGIDDSRVAAMRELAESRGMRVVGFGQGPAADVRAQDIEVTAAGTRCVIEADGERIPLHLRVLGAHHITNALAAIAAARVLGVTTADAVARLETVEIAERWRMQPMGSDRVRIINDAYNASPDSMAAALRTLAQITGPDERTVAVLGAMSELGESAGEEHDRIGLLAVRLNIQRIVVVGPEARRLYLSAVGEGSWDSEAVHLPDQDAAFEYLRTELRDGDRVLVKSSNSVGLRHLGDRLGELFS; encoded by the coding sequence ATGATCGCCCTGTCGCTTGCTGAGATCGCCGCAACTGTCGGCGGTGAACTGCGCCTCGCCGGAACCGATTCCGCCGAGAGCGTCGTCGACGGCGTCGTCGACACCGACTCCCGCGTCATGGCGCCGGGGTCGATCTTCGTGGCGAAACCCGGCGCCGAGACCGACGGTCACCGGTTCGTCGGGGCAGCCGTCGAGGCAGGAGCCGCTCTCGCGATCGTCGAGCGCCCGGTCGATGAGGACGTCACGCAGATCGTGGTCGCCGACGTGATCACCGCTCTGGCCGAGCTGGCTCGCGAGGTCGTCGCACGGGTGCGTGCCGACGGCGACCTGCGCATCGTCGGCATCACCGGCTCGAACGGCAAGACCACCACCAAGAACTTCCTCGCCCGCATCCTCACCGATGAGGGGGAGACGGTCGCACCGATCAACTCGTACAACAACGAGGTCGGCGCTCCGGTCACGATGCTCCGTGTCACTCGGAGCACCCGTTTCCTCGTCAGCGAGTTCGGCGCCGCGGCTCCGGGCAGCATCGCCCGGTTGGCCGGCCTGGTCGAGCCCGATATCGCCGTCGTGCTGATGGTCGGTATGGCACATGCCGGAGGATTCGGCGGCATCGAGGAGACGGCCAAAGCCAAGTCGGAGCTCGTCTCCGCGGCGATGGCGAACGGCACCGCCGTGCTGGGCATCGACGACTCCCGCGTCGCGGCGATGCGTGAGCTCGCCGAATCGCGCGGCATGCGCGTCGTCGGCTTCGGACAGGGACCTGCCGCCGACGTGCGTGCGCAGGACATCGAGGTCACCGCTGCGGGAACCCGCTGCGTGATCGAAGCCGACGGCGAACGGATCCCCCTGCACCTGCGCGTGCTCGGCGCCCACCACATCACGAACGCCCTCGCGGCCATCGCCGCGGCTCGCGTGCTCGGTGTCACGACCGCAGACGCCGTCGCGCGTCTCGAGACGGTCGAGATCGCCGAACGATGGCGCATGCAGCCGATGGGCAGCGATCGGGTGCGCATCATCAACGACGCCTACAACGCCAGCCCCGATTCGATGGCCGCAGCGCTGCGGACCCTCGCGCAGATCACAGGGCCGGACGAGCGGACCGTCGCTGTCCTCGGCGCCATGAGCGAGCTCGGCGAGAGCGCAGGAGAGGAGCACGACCGCATCGGCCTGCTCGCCGTGCGCCTGAACATCCAGCGCATCGTGGTGGTCGGCCCCGAAGCCCGCAGGCTCTATCTCTCCGCCGTCGGCGAAGGCTCCTGGGACAGCGAGGCAGTCCACCTGCCCGACCAGGACGCGGCGTTCGAGTACCTCCGCACGGAACTCCGTGACGGTGATCGCGTGCTCGTCAAGTCATCCAATTCCGTGGGCCTTCGGCATCTCGGCGATCGTCTGGGAGAATTGTTCTCGTGA
- a CDS encoding UDP-N-acetylglucosamine--N-acetylmuramyl-(pentapeptide) pyrophosphoryl-undecaprenol N-acetylglucosamine transferase: protein MTSYLLAGGGTAGHVNPLLAVADGLRERDAHADVLVLGTAEGLESRLVPDRGYELLVVDKVPFPRSPNRQAIAFPGRFRKAIAQVRAHIRTHGTDVVVGFGGYASAPAYVAARRERVPFVVHEANAKPGLANVLGARWAAAVGVAFEGTPLRGGEVVGMPLRREVIALDRAALRGEAATAFGLDAGRPVLLVFGGSLGAQRLNEALADSWRDILEAGWQLLHVTGERSDMPDPGADGYTMRRYVDRMDLAFALADLIVSRSGSATVSEVSALGIPALYVPYSVGNGEQRLNAASAVAAGAAELLDDATFDGDAVRRIVVPLLHDRARIATMATAAEKVGTRTGTENVIALIDRAVGASN from the coding sequence GTGACCTCGTACTTGCTCGCCGGCGGAGGAACCGCCGGCCATGTCAACCCCCTGCTCGCCGTCGCCGACGGACTTCGTGAACGCGACGCACACGCCGATGTACTCGTGCTCGGCACGGCCGAAGGACTCGAGTCCCGGCTCGTCCCCGACCGCGGCTACGAGCTGCTCGTCGTCGACAAGGTTCCGTTCCCTCGCAGCCCCAACCGGCAGGCGATCGCGTTCCCCGGGCGCTTCCGCAAGGCGATCGCGCAGGTGCGTGCGCACATCCGCACGCACGGCACAGACGTGGTCGTCGGGTTCGGGGGATACGCCTCGGCTCCGGCCTACGTCGCGGCACGCCGTGAGCGCGTCCCGTTCGTGGTGCACGAGGCGAACGCCAAGCCCGGACTGGCCAACGTCTTGGGTGCGCGCTGGGCCGCTGCCGTCGGCGTCGCCTTCGAGGGGACCCCGTTGCGCGGCGGCGAGGTCGTCGGAATGCCCCTGCGGCGCGAGGTCATCGCGCTGGATCGTGCCGCGCTCCGCGGCGAGGCGGCCACCGCCTTCGGACTCGACGCCGGACGCCCCGTGCTGCTCGTGTTCGGTGGATCGCTCGGCGCGCAACGGCTGAACGAGGCCCTGGCGGACTCCTGGCGAGACATCCTCGAGGCGGGCTGGCAGCTGCTGCACGTCACGGGTGAGCGCAGCGACATGCCCGACCCCGGTGCTGACGGCTACACGATGCGCCGCTACGTCGACCGCATGGACCTCGCCTTCGCGCTCGCGGACCTGATCGTCTCGCGCTCTGGCTCAGCGACCGTCAGCGAAGTCAGCGCCCTGGGTATCCCCGCCCTCTACGTGCCCTACTCCGTGGGAAACGGCGAGCAACGCCTCAACGCGGCATCTGCCGTCGCGGCGGGCGCTGCGGAACTGCTCGATGACGCCACCTTCGACGGCGACGCCGTCCGGCGGATCGTCGTCCCCCTGCTGCATGACCGTGCACGCATCGCCACGATGGCGACAGCGGCCGAGAAGGTCGGCACCCGCACCGGCACCGAGAACGTGATCGCGCTCATCGATCGCGCCGTCGGCGCCTCGAACTAG
- a CDS encoding peptidoglycan D,D-transpeptidase FtsI family protein: protein MTTRATRGPRRRTVVALAVILAVLAVFVVRLVDIQVVSADEHVNNSLKHIGKGDSIPGQRGAIVDSNGTVLASSVMVYDAELSPLVITELEKKEPKVPWDEAADKIAAVTGQTGDEVRALVANALAENPESQYVQLKKSLTTDQYIELRDLKLAYLHMKARETRVYPNGAVAGNIVGFLDGSGKAQAGIEQMEQSCLAPVDGEESYRIGKDGVVIPGSERTVNAVDGGTVQLTINSDLNWYLQQMITEEAQKQGAKGGTVTVVEVKTGKIRAAAEWPALDPNDLGSMTADDWGSEIFHHDFEPGSTFKAITAAAAMEGAGLTPLSTVSASSREKFPNGAVINDAFSHAAYNYTLAGALIDSSNVALSKFGTTVSPEVRYDYLQRFGVGTDTIGFPTEVSGTLHPVSEWDNQSLYTTTFGQFFTVTAAQVAGAYQAIANGGEKIDLSLIESCTQPDGTVVAAEEPKHEQIVTEQTAADLTRMLENVAVQGGNAERIQVPGYRVTSKTGTAQVPDGKGGYKAGVYYTSMVGFAPVDDPQYVVVVTLDEPTKVVSSAATASAFQKAMTQVMKTYRVMPSSVPMDELLPKFE from the coding sequence ATGACGACACGAGCCACCCGCGGACCGCGGCGACGGACAGTCGTCGCCCTCGCCGTGATCCTCGCGGTGCTCGCCGTCTTCGTCGTGCGTCTGGTCGACATCCAGGTCGTGAGCGCCGACGAGCACGTCAACAACTCGCTCAAGCACATCGGCAAGGGCGACAGCATCCCCGGGCAACGGGGGGCGATCGTCGACTCGAACGGCACAGTGCTCGCCTCGAGCGTGATGGTCTACGACGCGGAGCTCAGCCCGCTCGTGATCACCGAGTTGGAGAAGAAGGAGCCCAAGGTCCCCTGGGACGAAGCCGCGGACAAGATCGCAGCGGTCACCGGCCAGACCGGCGACGAGGTGCGCGCGCTCGTGGCGAACGCTCTCGCCGAGAACCCCGAGAGCCAGTACGTCCAGCTGAAGAAGTCGCTCACGACGGATCAGTACATCGAGCTGCGCGACCTGAAGCTCGCCTACCTGCACATGAAAGCGCGCGAGACCCGGGTGTACCCCAACGGCGCGGTCGCGGGGAACATCGTCGGATTCCTCGACGGCAGCGGCAAGGCACAGGCGGGCATCGAGCAGATGGAGCAGTCCTGCCTCGCGCCCGTCGACGGCGAGGAGAGCTACCGCATCGGCAAGGACGGGGTCGTCATCCCCGGGAGCGAACGCACCGTGAACGCGGTCGACGGCGGCACCGTGCAACTGACCATCAACAGCGACCTGAACTGGTACCTGCAGCAGATGATCACCGAGGAGGCCCAGAAGCAGGGCGCCAAGGGCGGAACGGTGACGGTCGTCGAAGTCAAGACCGGAAAGATCCGCGCTGCGGCGGAGTGGCCGGCGCTCGACCCCAACGACCTCGGGTCGATGACGGCCGACGACTGGGGCAGCGAGATCTTCCACCACGACTTCGAGCCCGGATCGACCTTCAAGGCCATCACCGCGGCAGCCGCGATGGAGGGGGCAGGCCTCACACCCCTCAGCACGGTGAGCGCATCCTCTCGAGAGAAGTTCCCGAACGGCGCCGTGATCAACGATGCGTTCTCGCATGCGGCCTACAACTACACGCTCGCCGGTGCGCTGATCGACTCGTCGAACGTCGCCCTGTCGAAGTTCGGTACGACGGTCAGCCCCGAGGTGCGTTACGACTATCTTCAGCGGTTCGGTGTCGGTACGGACACGATCGGCTTCCCGACCGAGGTCTCCGGCACCCTGCACCCCGTGAGCGAGTGGGACAACCAGTCGCTGTACACCACCACGTTCGGCCAGTTCTTCACCGTCACCGCCGCACAGGTCGCCGGGGCGTACCAGGCGATCGCGAACGGCGGCGAGAAGATCGACCTGTCGCTGATCGAGTCCTGCACTCAGCCGGATGGCACCGTGGTCGCGGCCGAGGAGCCGAAGCACGAGCAGATCGTCACCGAGCAGACAGCCGCCGACCTCACGCGCATGCTCGAGAACGTCGCGGTGCAGGGCGGCAACGCCGAGCGCATCCAGGTTCCCGGCTATCGCGTGACCAGCAAGACCGGTACCGCGCAGGTTCCCGACGGCAAGGGCGGATACAAGGCCGGGGTGTACTACACGAGCATGGTGGGCTTCGCGCCCGTGGACGATCCGCAGTACGTCGTCGTGGTCACTCTGGACGAGCCGACTAAGGTTGTATCGTCCGCGGCCACCGCATCCGCCTTCCAGAAGGCGATGACGCAGGTGATGAAGACCTATCGCGTGATGCCGTCCTCCGTACCGATGGATGAGTTGCTTCCCAAGTTCGAATAG